TTCGCTAACGTTTCCTCTGATTCTGGACTACGTCGACGACATGCGAACGGTATCGGAGCAGGCAATTGTTGAAGCCGTGAGCTTTTTTTTCCATGAAATGAAGCTAGTGGTCGAGCCTTCCGGTGCGCTGGGATTGGCAGCACTGCTCGACGGTGCGATCGAAGCAAACGGCATGGTGGGCGTAATCGTCAGTGGCGGGAACGTTGACGAGCACACCTTGAATCACATCTTGAGTTCTGCCAAACGTGACTTCGTCCACCAGCATTAACCGATACGCTCGTCCGATGCTCTGGTAGGCAGAATTGGTGAGGTTATTATTTTTTGAGCGAATTCAATTAGGGCGAATTCGACAACATCCACTGGCGGGGACCAAAAGACTGACACGCACGCGCTGCGATGCGAGCGGCTGAGGTCAACGCAGTTGGGAACGGCTCGCGCAGGATGTAGTGATAGAAAGCACCATGGAAAATATCGCCCGCACCGAGCGTATCGACCGGCTCGATCGCGGGCACGGAACGTTCACCCGTATTGCCATTGCTACGGTAGGCGATCGCCTGCGAGCCGTGCGTGATCGCAATGTGGGGAATCTGGTAGTAGGCAAGACATGCAAAAACATCCGCATGAGTGCAACAGCCGGGCGGGAAGAAGTTTGCCGAACAGACTGCGTAATCTACGAAGGGCAGCACGGTCTCGAAGCCTGGTTTCCAACTGCCGCCGTCGATCGCCACGGGAATCCCGCGATCGCGAGCTTGGCGCGCCAGTTCGCGACTTATGGACATTTGGTGTCCGTCGATCGCGAAAATGTCTGCGCTATTGAGGGCGTCGGCCGGCAACGCAACCGGGTCGAGTTGCGATCGCGTCGCGTTGATGGAGATAACCGCCCGCTCGCCCGTCCCAGCTGTGACGACAATTGAAGAAACCGGCGGGGGGGCGACGCGATCGGGTGCGAGGTCGAACACCTGCAGGGTTGGGCGATCGAGGTCGGTGCGGATCGTGCGTGCGAGAGGATGGCAGCCGATCGCGCTGAAGAGCTTGGCGCGATTGCCCAGATACGCAAAAGTTACCGCCGCATTGGTGGCGGGACCGCCGGCCGCGATGGTGTAGTCGCTCGCGACAAGTTTTTGGTCGGGCGCCGGAAGCTGCTGGGAAAGGTAGATTAGATCGAGGGTCGTCAAGCCGACAAATATTCCGGTTGCCATTGCGCGCTTGCCTTGCTGCTCGTCGGTCGACTGGTTGCCAACTCCCTATTCTGCCAGTGACAATTGCCCTTGTTACAAGTCTTATTAGTGCTATCGACGTTCCAGCCTCGATCGCCGCTTAGCTTTAGGGGATCGTCCCCAAACAGCGCGCGCGGCGCGGGTTGATATGAACTTGCCCGACATGAATGAGCCCGAGACCCACTTGCCGGGAACGTTGTATCTGGTCGCGACGCCGATCGGGAACTTGGATGACATGACCTTTCGTGCAGTACGCGTGTTGCAAACCGCAGATCTGATTGCAGCCGAGGATACGCGCCGAACCGGCAAGCTCCTGCAGCACTTCGCGATCGCTACGCCGCAAACGAGCTACCACGAGCACAACCGCCGCCAACGCGCTGCCGAGTTGGTAGATCGCCTGCTAGCAGGTGCCAACATCGCACTCGTCACCGATGCCGGGATGCCGGGAATTTCCGATCCGGGAAGCGAGCTGGCTGCGGCTTGCGCCGCTGCCGGGATTCCCGTCGTACCCGTTCCCGGAGCCACTGCCGCGATCGCCGCGATCGCCGCCTCGGGATTACCGGCGGGTCGCTTCGCGTTTGAGGGCTTTCTGCCAACCAAGCACAAGGACCGTCAGGCGCGTCTGCAATCACTCGCAACCGAACCCCGCACGATCGCCCTTTACGAAGCACCGCATCGCTTGCTAACGACACTTCAGGATCTGGCGGCTGCCCTAGGCGGCGATCGCGCGGTCGTCCTCGCCCGCGAACTGACCAAACTGCACGAGGAGTTCGCCCACCTTACGCTCGGTGAGGCGATCGCCTGCTACCAAACGCGCCAGCCCAAAGGCGAATTCGTGTTGGTGTTAGCCGGTGCGACGTGCGATCGCCAAATCGACCTCACGCCCGACGCGCTGCGTGCCGAACTCCAAGATGCGCTCGAGCGGGGATTGACGCGATCGCAAGCCTGCCGGGAGCTTGCAAACCTAACCGGACTGCCGCGCCGCGACCTCTACCAACTTGCCCTCGACCTCGACGGGAGCGTACCCGACGCCGGAAAAGCGGACGGCGATCGGTCCAGCCGCTGAAGCGAACCGTCACCTAAATCGGTGTGGACAGTGGAAACCAGACATTGCCGGCGATCGCTCCCCATCGGGGAGAGTGTCAAGTATTTTATGTAATACCAACTTTAGGAAGTTCCGCGACAGATGGCAGATTGGGATCCTTTACTCCCAGGAATTGTTTGCCTCATCTGTCGTAGGCATTGTGAAAATTGGTATAAGCTTCGCTTTCAGTCTGTGAAACAGTCGGGCTACTCAATGGATAAGCGCGCCAGCGCAGCCTTCTAGCCAGGAATATTCACGAAAATTTGCGAAGCCTCAAACCCTTGCTCTGACTAGGCTCTAATCTACGTGTATAGAAACGTACTGTCATTGAGCGAAAAAGTCTGCAAGCCTTGCAAGGCAAAAGGTTTAGGGTCTCCGCATAAGAGTTCTTGAATAATCCAGGCTAGCGCTACGTACACCGGTTTCGTTACTGCCTCCTCTGATGGGTAAGACCCCTTCGTTTTCATCACCTTCGCTTAAGAATCTCAACTCGATTTGGCATCCTTAGGGTGATGCACTTAAGACTCTTCAGGCTGAGATTCTCTCACATCAGGTCTGTGAGCCTTTATCTCCGCCTTTAAGTCAGTACCGTTCATCCTACGTCTTCTCTGCTGTAAGAAGATCTGAACGTACTCCAGGGTAAAAACCAGAAGGCAAGAAACGACCAGAAATCATCGATCTCGCGCGTGCACTATTCCTACGCCTTTAACTAGAGCTGCCTAACCACACGCGTCATTGCGCAACGATTTTCCGTGCTGAATGACTGCTCCGCAAACTCCAACACTGAGAGATTATCAGTCTTGCCCGATCCCCACAAATATAGGTCGACCACACTCGCCGTTGCTTAGCTGCAAACGCTGAGATGTTGGTGATGCTAATGCGATTTATCGGGGACTTCGTCCTCGGTTGATGGATTTGCGTGGGTATGGGTTGGAATTGCCGCGACGATCGCGTCGATCGCTCGCCCCACAGGAACGACTTCGATCCCAATGTCGGCAGGCAACTCGTTACCGATTGGGACGATCGCGCGATCGAAGCCCAATTTGGCGGCCTCGCGCAGGCGCAATTCGAGTTGCGGTACTCGGCGTACCTGGCCGCCCAAGCCTACTTCGCCGATCAGGACCGAGCGCGGATCGACCAAGCGATCGCGAAAGCTCGCCACCACTGCAACGGCAATGCCCAAATCTGCAGCCGGTTCTTCGACGCCCAGTCCGCCAGCCGTCGCCACGTAGGCATCGAGCTTGGAAAGCGGAATACCGACGCGCTTTTCGAGAACGGCAAGGATCTGCTGCAAGCGATTGAAGCTGACGCCAGTCGTCGCGCGGCGCGGCGACGAATAGCTCGTCGGACTGACCAACGCTTGCAACTCCACGACCAGCGGACGCGTCCCCTCGCAAGCCACCACCGTTGCCGTGCCGGGTGCGGCTTCGTCGCGGCTGCCCAGGAACAACGCCGACGGGTTTTCCACCTCCCGCAAACCGCTATCTACCATCTCGAAGACGCCGACCTCATGGGTAGCACCAAAGCGGTTTTTGACTGCTCGCAGCAGTCGATGAGAGGCAAAGCGATCGCCTTCACAATACAGCACTGTATCGACCAAGTGCTCCAGAACGCGCGGTCCGGCCAGCGAGCCTTCCTTGGTGACGTGCCCGACGATCATCAAGGTTATGTTCGCGCGTTTGGCAACTTGCATTAACGCTGAGGTACATTCGCGCACCTGCGATACCGATCCTGGAGCAGAGGATAGCGCTGCGTAATAAAGTGTTTGGATGCTATCGATGACGGCAACCCGTGGTCGCAGAGCTTCGAGCTCGCGGAGAATGGCCTCGAGGTCCGTTTCCGCCAAGATATACAGGTTCTCCGAGACGGGTGTTCGCGCAGTGACTGCTGTTGATGCAGTCGGTTGCGTAGTTGTTACGCCCAGGCGCGTCGCTCTTAGTTTGATCTGATGGGCAGACTCCTCCGCAGCTACGTAAAGGGTGCGGTGCTCGCGCGCCACGCGATCGGCAACTTGCAATAGCAGCGTTGACTTGCCGATTCCCGGATCGCCGCCGAGCAACACTAGCGAGCCCGGTACGATGCCACCACCCAAGACGCGGTCGAATTCTCCGAATCCGGACGGAAACCGAGACAGCGCGCAGTTGCGGACGTCGGCAAGCTGAATAGCGGCTAGTAAGTATGGCTCGCGTTCGCCGCTCGAAACGGGAGCGCGCGCGGAAATTGGCTCCCGACCGGGTCGGGAGGTAGTGCTAGTTGTGGAAACCTGCACCTCTTCCTGCAGCGTACCGAAAGTATTGCACGTCGGACATTTCCCGAACCACTGCCGGTGTTCGGCTCCGCAGGCATTGCAGACAAAGACAGTGCGGGGTTTCGCCATGATAAATGGAGGAAAAAAACGAGCGGGCCGTTGGAAAGGCAGCAAGTTCACATCGGTCAACTAAAGTCAATAAACGGATGTGAAGCTAAAAGAAGCTTTGGCCCGCCAAACATAAAATAAAGCTTAGAAATCTTGCGAATTGTGCCCGTCAGAGCGATGCTCTACGGTATGCCCGTATGGCGGGATCGTGCAAGCGGGGACCGACTTGGAACAAAATGTAGCGCGATCGCGGCGGTGTGTGTAAGGGTTGAAAGTACAAGGGAGCGTTGGGGAAGTTGGAAACGCATAAAGAGCGAATTCTGGTTGTGGACGACGAAGCAAGTATTCGCCGCATCCTTGAAACGCGTCTCTCAATGATCGGATACGACGTGGTGACGGCAGCAGATGGGGAAGAGGCACTGGTAACGTTCGGCAAAACCGACCCCGATTTAGTGGTATTGGACGTGATGATGCCGAAGCTAGATGGCTACGGCGTATGCCAAGAACTGCGGAAGGACTCCGATATCCCCATCATCATGCTTACGGCCCTCGGTGATGTCGCAGATCGCATAACAGGTCTAGAGTTGGGCGCAGACGACTACGTCGTCAAACCGTTTTCGCCCAAGGAATTGGAAGCGCGCATTCGCTCGGTATTGCGCCGAGTCGAGAAAGACAGTTCGCCGGGCATACCCAGCTCTGGTGTCATTCACGTCAGTTCGCTGAAAATCGATACCAACCGCCGCCAAGTATACAAAGGTGACGAGCGCATCCGCCTGACGGGAATGGAATTTAGCTTGTTAGAGTTGCTAGTCAGCCGCTCGGGGGAGCCGTTTTCACGCTCGGAAATTCTCCAAGAAGTTTGGGGTTACACCCCCGAGCGTCATGTGGATACGCGAGTGGTCGACGTTCACATCTCGCGCTTGCGCGCGAAGCTAGAGGATGACCCGAGCAATCCGGAGCTGATTTTGACCGCACGCGGTACGGGCTATATGTTTCAGCGCATTTTGGACGTACCGGGTACTGACGGTTGATGAGTTGGATGCGGACGCGATCTGAGATCGACCCTCCACACAATTGTCTTGACGTTGTTGCCTTCGGTCGCATTGCTAGTGTGGCGCTCGGCTGGCAGGGAATCCCCAGACTTGCCCGAACATGACTAATGACAAGTCAAGTGTCTTCCGCGATCCAAACCGCTGGGTGCGCCAGCTACCTTTAATTGCTGGCACGCTCGGTGGGATCTTATTGATGATCAATCGTCTCAGCACGCTAGAGCTGACCGTATCCCAGTCGCGATCGGATGCGGTGGGAGTGTTGTTGAGCGCGCTGCTGATTTTGGCAGGCCTATTGTGGCAGCAGGTGCAGGCACGGTCGCCGGAGTCGGTACAGTTACAGGGTGAGACTGGTTTCGAGCTCGAAGGCGGGTTGCCAGAAAGCGCGCGAGCAGAGCTGGCCTGGGCATCGCATTTGCTCCTGACCAATACGGCAACTCGATCGCTAGTGGTGACTTACGATGCCCAGGTCATACTGAGGCGTGGAGTGCTGGGTCCGCAGGCAAAGGTAAATCCCGGTCCGATCGTGCAGCGCGTCCTGGCAACAAGTAAGGCAGTATATCTGGTTGACTTGAAGCTGTATCCGGGTCGTGTTGAGTTTGACTACCTACCGCCCAATACCCAAGGTATTATCTGTCAGCCGCTGGGTTCCCAAGGTGTAATGGTTCTGGCAGCGAATGCCCCTCGTAGTTACACGCGTCAGGATGAAGCCTGGATTGCAGGAATTGCCGACAAGCTGGCATCAATTCTTGATGTTGCGATAGCCGCATCTGGTAAGCCAGACTAAGAGCTCACCAGCTATATCAGAATCGCGTAATTACTTGCCGTTCCTGAATCTTCAGATGAGGATAGTGCCAGAACTGCTGCAATCCGACGCGGAAAGTGTTCTGGTGGATTTGATTTCTAGCGCAATTAAAAGGCATTGTGTTGGTTTCAAAACTCTGATGAAAGTCAAAGACGGCAGCGGTTCGGCTGCTACCGTCTTTACTGGAGTTATCAGAGGGACTTGAGTAAATGTACCGACACAGCCCTAGCTAGGGCTTGCTGAAAAAGGCTGGAATCTCTGCAATGAAACGATCTCAGCGTTTTCTATGCCAGAAAAGTGCAAGTTTATAGGCACCAGAGCCTCAAAACCCTTGCACTTGTGCCGAGAATCCGAGGCAAAAAGCTGGGGCTATATGGTAAAAGCCAGATTCCATAAGCTCTCTGCCTCCTAAATTCGTTTTGTGGAATTTTTCAGCAAACCCTAGCTAGCTGCGATGTACTCCTGAACGCTAGCGCGGCGGCGGCGTAACTGTGCGAGAGCCTGATGTTCCAGCTGTCTCACGCGCTCTCGGCTAAGGTTCAGACGCTTGCCAACCTTGGCTAAGGATAACTCTTTGCCATCTTCGAGACCAAAGCGCAAGGATAATACTGCTCGCTGCTGTGGCGTTAATTCTGCCAGCAGCGAATCGAGGTCTTGGCGCATCAACTCCTGGGTGATGTAGGTCTCAGGCGAGTTGTCGTTGTCTTCAAGCAGTTCAGACAACTCCGTGTCCTGGTTGTCACCTACACGCACGTCAAGAGAAATTGGCTGGCGCGCAATGCTCAAGTATTCGCGAATCTGTGCCGTCTCCAGTCCGAGTTCAGCCCCGATCTCGGCCGGTGATGCATTGCGACCTAGCTTTTGGGCTAACTCGCGCTGTACTTTTTTGATTTTGTTGAGCTTTTCGGTAATGTGGATTGGCAGGCGAATTGCCCGTGCCTGTTGCGCGATCGCACGGGTAATTGCTTGTCGGATCCACCAATACGCGTAGGTAGAAAACTTGTATCCACGCGTGGGGTCGAACTTCTCAACCCCGCGCTCCAGACCCAGAGTTCCTTCCTGGATAAGGTCAAGGAACTCCATGTTACGCTTTTGATACTTTTTAGCGATCGCAACGACTAAACGAAGATTGGCCTCGATCATCTTGCGCTTCGCGCGCGCGCCGCGCTCCAGCAAGCACTTCAGCTCGTTCGCTTCGATTTCAGCCCGTTCGGCCCACTCTCGGTCAGTCGGCTCGCGCTCTAGTTCCTGGGCTAGCCCCTCTTTCTGCTCAAGCAGTGCCATCATTTTCTGAACCTGCTTACCGTACACGATCTCTTGTTCGTGAGTTAGCAGAGGGACGCGACCGATTTCGTGCAGATAGGTTCGCACCATATCCGCAGAAAACATCGGTTGCTCTTTCGTGGTTTTGATGTTGGCAGTGGGCATCTCTGGTCTCGCCGTAACTCGGTGGATAGACGTTAGTCCGTTAACTGCCTGCCCCACGCCCTCGAAATAGCTCGAGAGCACAGCTGCCCGGCACGAGAACTCTTACCGGGAGGGGGACAGCTGCAGTGAGAACTGGCAACGCGTTGGATCCTTGCAAAAAAGCAAACAAACGCTACGGGTTGCCGTGAATCATCCTCACAATCCGAAGTCGTTATGAGTTCGATCTAAATTATAGCGAACCGTACGCTTAGACCGGGCCGCCAGCAGGCGGGTTCCCGTACTCGGACCCATATAGCTAGGGGTAATGGCGAGTGCCGCAGCTGTGCGCGCAGAGATCGCTATAATACTATGATGCGAGATTTCGAGGTCGATGTGCCAGCGAACGTGACGATAAGTTTTTGTGACACTATCGATGGCATGCTGAACCTCGAGCGGGCGTTCGAGTCATGCGACTCGTGGCAGGCAGTTGGCGCTGACCCTTTGGTGACCTGGGAGCGATCGGCAGCTGGGGTCCTTGGAGGACGAGGCCAGCCAGAGCGCCGTTGGCAAGAATGAATATCGGATTCACCATTGCATTAAGCAAGCAGTCGATCGTGTATAACACCAAGATGAGCGCGACTGCTGATGCCGGAGCAAATTCGGGCCGTTCCCATGCCTTTTTGCGGTAGCGCAAGCTGAAGTAGAGTAGTGGAGGCAGAAGCATCGTAGCGGTCAAACTCGCTAGCCCAACGAGCCCGCTCTCGCCGAAAGCAATGATCCACAAACTGTCGGTAGTTGAAACATTGCGACCGAACTTGTCGTAGACGCGCGATCGCCCCCAGCCTCCCCACCCGAAGAGCAGGCGCTGGCGTGCCTTGTCAGCTAAAAGTTTTTCGTTGTCGAACCGAAATTCTATCGAGCCGACGCGTGCTTCGCTGACGCCAATGCTGTTGAGGGAGGTTACGATTTGGTTTTGATATCCAGGGGCATCGACGACCGTATTGGTTACTAGGTAAAAGCAAATACCAGTACTAACCAACAGAATCGGCAAAGAAGTCTGCATGCGCTTGCCGCTCCACATCAGTAGTAATCCGAGTGCCAGCAGTGCATAAGCACCAGTAGACTTAACCAAGATTGTTGTTAGTACGAGGCTGGCAACCAACCAGCTCATATCGATATTATAAATTTTTGTCAGGACACCCGAGCGCCACAGCCAGAAGCCGATAAATGTTGCAGCCATCATCCACAATCCGACTTCCAAGCCGTGTTGCATAAAAACAACCGGACGCCAGCCACCATAACGCATGGTATGCGCAAAACTGTGTTGGTGGAAGCCGTAGAGCATACCGTGGAGCTGCGGACTCATTCGTGCTTCATACAAACAGAGCGGGACGTAAAGTATTCCGCCAACGCAAATTCCTAAGGCTAGTTGATAAAGCCCATAAAGGTTGCCTAAGTAGAGACGTCCGAGAAAATAAGGCAATCCCCAAGTTACTGTTTGTGTCAGGCTTGAAGTCATACCGTCATACAACCCCAGTCCGTTATTTACCGAAGAAAGCAATGGGCAGATACACCAAAGCAACATCGGTGCGTCTAGCCAGCTCGGGCTAAACCTGCTGAGGCGCTGGGTGTCGAACAGCAACATTGCCAGAAAAACACCGCAAACGGTTACACCAGTTTTGGTGAGGTCGGGCAGTCCAGCGATACGATAGCCTGCTACGGGCAAGAACAGCCATGCGGCAACAAAGCTGAAAACGACAGCACGTTGAAGAGGCAGGCGGGTGAACAGATATAAAACAACTGGTATCCAGCAGAAGAGGGCGAGTGGAACGAGGAACCCCATAAGTGGCAAAAGATGGTTGATGATGTGAACTACATACCTAAGTCTTGATGGAAGCAGCTTAATAGTGGAGTATCAGATGCTGTTCGATACTAGGCGGTCGAGGGGCAATCCCCAGCCCGCGATCGCGCGGATGTAGAACAATAAGCCGATGGTTCCGATTAAGACGCAACTGATCCATGCGTCCTGCCACCAACTCGATAAACCTTCGCGTGCGAGTCCCCAGCCGACCGTGCCGTAATACGGTAAGTCATTGAATGCGACAGCAACGATGGCACCCGTAATACCAAACCATCGGAAGCAAAGGGGCAAGGCAGCTAGCATATATGCGAATTTAAGTGCGTTGCCGAAAGCCATGTAGCGCGGTTCCCCGATTGCGAGTAGGGCAGGGCTCATTGTCAGTGACAACACGTGCGGCCAAAGTCCGAGGGCCAGTACTGGCAGCATCCATGCTCCATCCGCATAACGCTCGTCGTAGAGCAATTGGATTAAGAAGTCGCCGCTGCTGCTCAAGATAGCAATTAGTCCTGCAAGTCCGAGTACAACCCAGCGGCGTTTTGCAAGGAGCTCAAAGCGCAGAAGTGCTCGCGGTTCAGCTGCGCGTTTCGAAACCAAGGGGAAAATGACAGCACTACTCAATCGCTGGAGAACCTGACGCGGTAAATCGGCAAAGGTAAAAGCAATACTGTAGACCCCGAGCAGCCCGATCGGGATTAGCTTACCCAGGATCAGCCGATCGGATTGCGATGCCAAGAAGGTCAGCGCCGTCGATAAAAAAATCCACCGGCCGAACGAGCGCAGTTCTTTAAGTGCCTCTGGCTCCCATGCAAGGTGGTTTTCGTAGACGGCATGCGGTAGCAGGCGGTGGCTCCAGAAAGCGAGCGTGAGAGCCTGTACGTAGCTACCCAACACGAGTGCCAAAATCGTGCCATTGAAGCGTGCCCAGACAAGCATAATTGCGAGCGACGCGATCTGAGCGCATAGCTTAAGCAGTACGATACGGCCGACTACCATGCGCCGCGCGAGCGTATGTAATGCTGTAGAACTAAAGCTCAGTAGCACTCCCGACAAGCCTAGGGTGGGTAACAACCACACTAACTCCGGTGCCGTTGTGAAATATTGCGCCGCCGGCCACGCTAGTAAGCAGCAGGCTACCCATATTCCAACTCCTCGCAGGATCTGAATTGTCCAGGCAGTATTGTAGAATTCAGGCTCGTCGCCGCGCGGGCTGCGCACGATACTTGGAGCAATGCCGATGTCGGAAAATAGGTCAAGACCCGTGACGAGGGTATTCGCCAGACCCATCAAGCCGAAGAACTCTCGCGGCAGCCATCGTGTCAGCAAGAGGTTGCTGCACAGGCGAAGGAACTGATTTGTACTGAATCCTAATAAAGTCCAGATGCTTCCACGCAGCGCGAGTTGCCTGAGGGATGGCATTGGCCTTTCTACTCTTCAGCAGCGACGCGGTGCCGATGCTGACCAGAATGCAGTGGTGCAGGCACTGGCAAGACCTTGGAAGCCTCGTTTAAGTGGCGATCGGTGGAGGGCAACTCCTCGACCTTGCGGCGGTCCCGTGCCGCCGCGCGCGGGACTGGTTTGGGACGCTTGCGGGGCGAACCGTCATTGGCGATTGCGCCGATGATGGGGAGATTAAAGGCAGAAATTTCATCGAGAACATCCAATGTCACCGAGCGCTGTGTCTTGCCAATCCCGATGACGGATACCAGCCCGCCAGCATTAGCCGCTAAGAACTTCGCATCCGCATAGCGATCGAGTGGTGGCGTATCGTATATCACGAGATCGAAGGCACTCGCTAGGCGGCTGCTGATTTTTTCCATTGCACCCGACGCGAGTAGCTGCCCAGCCTCGGATAACACGCCGCCCGAGGTCATAACGAATAAGGTGTCTGAACTCGAAAGGCGCTGTAATAAAGTCTGGCGTTGAGGTTCGCGCGACTGCAACAACAACTGCTTGAGCCCTTGTAGATTGTTTAAGTTCAGCAAGGTATGCAGCTGCGGGTTGCGAAGATTGGCATCTACGAGCAGTACGCGTCGACCAGCTGCTGCTGCCGTGTAAGCAAGGTGCAAGGCAACGGTCGTTTTGCCATCTCCCTGTTGAGGGGAAGAAATTACGATGGACCGCAGCGGTGCATCCGAGTAGAAAAACAGAAGCTTCGCATAAATGGAGTTAAACGCTTCGCGGAAAATTGCAGCGGGGGAGTCCGGCGCTTCGCCAAACAGCGGCTTGAGATCGCGAATAGCAGGCGCTACGGGACTGCACGGCACGATCTCTAGCAGGGGAACGGGCGATGCGTCACTAAGGTCATCGCTGGAGAAAAAGATGTCTTCGCGTTTGTCGATGAGGACGGCTAGTCCGGTACCGGCGATCAACCCGAAGAAGGCTCCCAATACGAGCATCTTCTTGCTACTGACGGCAAGAGGAATTGGCTTGCCATCGCGATCGCGCGGCAATTGCGGCTCGGTCACGAGTTCCCAGGGCACTTGCGTTTGAGCGGCTTCCACCTTCAGTCGCTCGCGCTCGCTCAGCAATTGATCGAGGGTTCGGTTGACGACCTCGAGCTCTCGCTGCATATCGGTATAGCGCCTTACGATTGCAGGGAAGGCTTGAATTTCAGCTTTGAGAGCAGCTTCTTGCTCGCTCAGTCCGCGTTCTCGCAATTCGAGCTGGACAATCGCGCCAGAAACATCCATTAACTGGCTGACTAATCCTCGCCGTGCCGCATCCAGATAGATGCGGACCCGGGGATCGCTTGCAAACTCGTCTCCCAGAGACTCTCGGGCGCGCTGCTCGAGTAGAGGACGCAGGTTGGCGCGTTGAGCGACTAGCTCGTTAACGATCGGGGAGCCGGCCCGAAAGCGGGCAGTTTCGGCAGCAATTCGTTCTTCAACGGACTGTAAATCGAGTACGAGCTTTTGATAGACGGGATCGCCACTGAGTGCTGAAGCGGCGAGGGCAACATCGGGACCAAAGCCGAGCTGTTCTTGCAACTGAACGTACAGCTCCTGTTGCTCGGATAGCTGGCGACTGGCTTCCAAACGCAGCTCGGATGTGGCCCGCAATTGCAATGACAGCGCTTGACCTTCTTGTAGCGGATCGAAGAAAGCGTGCTTCTGCTGTAATTGCTGCAGGTCGTTCTGAAGCATGTTGGAACGCTCGCGCAGTTCGGGTAACTGCTCCTCAATAAAACCTACACCCTCGCCAATACGACTCTTACGCTCCTCAAGGCTATAGCGCAAATATTCATCGGCAAGTACGTCCAGAACCGTGCTAACAACAATAGGATCCCGACCTTCGAAAACGACTTCAAGGATGCGAAACTCCCGTCCCAGGCGGTCGACGGTCAAACCGAGTTGCAGGTCTCGTCCAGTAAAGTCGGGCTTGTCTTGGCGTACGCGATCTACAACACTCGACAGGATACGCGGGCTTTGCAGCAAGACTATTTGTGTCGGGTAATCGAGGCGGAAGGCTTCTTGACCTGGGACGCGGCCGCCATTACGCGTAAGCGCAGTTGGTTCGGATAGGCGAGCCTCGTTCGTGACAGGCTCGACAAGTACCTGGAAACTGCCCCTGTAGAGTGGCGGCAACATAGCCGCCAAAAGATAAGCCATACTCCCAAAAACACCAGTTACGCCAGCGACAGCAATCCACTGGCGTTTGACCGTAGCAAGCAGGGAGCGCAGGCTCAGGCCGCGTCGCGGGGAAATGTCTTGCTCTTCTGCGAAAGCCTGCTCTTCAAAGATGGGCGCGCTGGACACGGTATTACACAGAAACCCGATTTGATGAAACCAGTCTAGCTTAGATCGCGAAACGCGAGTGAGAATTTATACCG
The sequence above is drawn from the Rubidibacter lacunae KORDI 51-2 genome and encodes:
- a CDS encoding oligosaccharide flippase family protein encodes the protein MPSLRQLALRGSIWTLLGFSTNQFLRLCSNLLLTRWLPREFFGLMGLANTLVTGLDLFSDIGIAPSIVRSPRGDEPEFYNTAWTIQILRGVGIWVACCLLAWPAAQYFTTAPELVWLLPTLGLSGVLLSFSSTALHTLARRMVVGRIVLLKLCAQIASLAIMLVWARFNGTILALVLGSYVQALTLAFWSHRLLPHAVYENHLAWEPEALKELRSFGRWIFLSTALTFLASQSDRLILGKLIPIGLLGVYSIAFTFADLPRQVLQRLSSAVIFPLVSKRAAEPRALLRFELLAKRRWVVLGLAGLIAILSSSGDFLIQLLYDERYADGAWMLPVLALGLWPHVLSLTMSPALLAIGEPRYMAFGNALKFAYMLAALPLCFRWFGITGAIVAVAFNDLPYYGTVGWGLAREGLSSWWQDAWISCVLIGTIGLLFYIRAIAGWGLPLDRLVSNSI
- a CDS encoding GumC family protein, with protein sequence MSSAPIFEEQAFAEEQDISPRRGLSLRSLLATVKRQWIAVAGVTGVFGSMAYLLAAMLPPLYRGSFQVLVEPVTNEARLSEPTALTRNGGRVPGQEAFRLDYPTQIVLLQSPRILSSVVDRVRQDKPDFTGRDLQLGLTVDRLGREFRILEVVFEGRDPIVVSTVLDVLADEYLRYSLEERKSRIGEGVGFIEEQLPELRERSNMLQNDLQQLQQKHAFFDPLQEGQALSLQLRATSELRLEASRQLSEQQELYVQLQEQLGFGPDVALAASALSGDPVYQKLVLDLQSVEERIAAETARFRAGSPIVNELVAQRANLRPLLEQRARESLGDEFASDPRVRIYLDAARRGLVSQLMDVSGAIVQLELRERGLSEQEAALKAEIQAFPAIVRRYTDMQRELEVVNRTLDQLLSERERLKVEAAQTQVPWELVTEPQLPRDRDGKPIPLAVSSKKMLVLGAFFGLIAGTGLAVLIDKREDIFFSSDDLSDASPVPLLEIVPCSPVAPAIRDLKPLFGEAPDSPAAIFREAFNSIYAKLLFFYSDAPLRSIVISSPQQGDGKTTVALHLAYTAAAAGRRVLLVDANLRNPQLHTLLNLNNLQGLKQLLLQSREPQRQTLLQRLSSSDTLFVMTSGGVLSEAGQLLASGAMEKISSRLASAFDLVIYDTPPLDRYADAKFLAANAGGLVSVIGIGKTQRSVTLDVLDEISAFNLPIIGAIANDGSPRKRPKPVPRAAARDRRKVEELPSTDRHLNEASKVLPVPAPLHSGQHRHRVAAEE